The stretch of DNA CTAAGATTGCAAAAAAACAAGGAATCGACACTATACTTGGTGGTTATCATCCAACTCTGGTTCCAAACGAGTTGGTTTCCTATCCACAGGTTGACATGGTAGTTCGTGGTGAAGGGGAAACTGCTCTGAAAGAATTGGTGCAAAAAGGTTGTCCCGAAAGAATTCTTGGAATTTCATACAAGAAAAATGGGAGAGTTTTTCACAATGAAGACCATCCAATGATTGAAAACTTGGATTCCTTGCCGTTTCCAGCACGCCAGTTAAGAAGACACCAGTACACCCACATGACCGGAAAAGGCAGAGAAATAGATGTAATTTGTATGTCTCGTGGTTGCTGGGGGCGCTGTAGTTTTTGTTGTGAGCCAATAATGAATAAAAGCCACCAGCGGTTCAGGTCACCCAAAAATGTCATGGCAGAACTGTTAGAAATTGTGCAACTTCACAAGGAAAAACCACTGCGAATCCTTGTGGTTGACCCAAATTTTATTGGTGATCCAAAAAGAATTGACAAGTTGTGTGACTTGCTAAACGAACAAAAACTAGACATAACTTTTTCTGTTCTAACCCGAGCTGACAGTATCGCTAAAAATCCTGAACTAATCAAAAAGATGTGTGCAGTTGGCTTTCTTGATTACGAAGTGGGAATTGAAAGCCCATACGTGAAGGATTTAAATGATACAAAAAAGGGCATAACTCTTGAGACGCAACGAAAAGCTGCAAAAATATTGCGGGAAAATGGTGCTAATCTTTCAGCAACTTTTGTTATTGGGTTACCAAATCAAACTGAAGAAGAGATAAAACAGTTTCCGGTATATGCCAAAGAACTAGGACTAGTAAATGCAGCCTTTGGAATTGCAACTCCTTTTCCGGGAACCGACTTTTACAAAGATATGGGCAAGCAAGGACTAATCATGGAAGGTGATTGGACAAAATATGATGAAATGCATGCATGTCTTCACATAGAGGGCATAAGCAGAAAACGATTAGAAGAACTACAAACCTATTGCATGCTCAGATATTGGACCTTAAACACACTTTTAGATCGAGCTAAAGTTTTGAAAAAACGGTCAGGAAAGAAAACTTCACTGCATGAATTTGTCAGTGATAGCGCAGGAAAAATAACCTTTGGTAAAAACGCAGGATATGATTTACGGCAGGGAACTTTTGAAACTCATATTAAGGCGATTTTAGAGGCTATCAACGATGCTGAAACTGAAGAACAAACAAGAAAAATAAACATGCACGAAGTTGTAGAAATGTCAAAATTTCTTGCAGTTTTAGGTTCACAAAAAATACAGTGCACGTTACAATGCGATACTTATCCCCCCGTTAGTTACATAATAAAAACTAGGCGCAGTAGCACAGGTATCGTTGAATACATAAAAACAATCTCTGGAAAACAAGATGACGCAACAATTGATTTCACAATAGAACTAGATGAAGCAATAGAATCAATCAACAATGGAAGTAACCAATTGGTTAGTGGCATGGGATTGTTTACTTTTTTTGTTAAAACTGCACGAAACCCAAAAGGTGCATGGAACTTGTTCAAGCTGTGTACAGCAGCAAGTGTCGAGTTTGGCGTTACACTTCTTGATGAAAAACTGAGTGAGGTGTTAACAAGTGTTTCCTCAATTGCAAAATAGACTGGATGTAGACCATTATAGTGTTATTTTGAAGCTAAAACGCAAAATGAGTAATGCGAAAGGACTCAAAGAAACGTATGGAATAATCCGAAAACTTGCTTCAATAAA from Candidatus Bathyarchaeum sp. encodes:
- a CDS encoding B12-binding domain-containing radical SAM protein, yielding MSYKRVLLAKPKGRTGLGFASDLIPIGLEYLASSIENVVEEVHIVDMELECHSFKYFLDLFCPDLVGITMSATDHKEGLRLAKIAKKQGIDTILGGYHPTLVPNELVSYPQVDMVVRGEGETALKELVQKGCPERILGISYKKNGRVFHNEDHPMIENLDSLPFPARQLRRHQYTHMTGKGREIDVICMSRGCWGRCSFCCEPIMNKSHQRFRSPKNVMAELLEIVQLHKEKPLRILVVDPNFIGDPKRIDKLCDLLNEQKLDITFSVLTRADSIAKNPELIKKMCAVGFLDYEVGIESPYVKDLNDTKKGITLETQRKAAKILRENGANLSATFVIGLPNQTEEEIKQFPVYAKELGLVNAAFGIATPFPGTDFYKDMGKQGLIMEGDWTKYDEMHACLHIEGISRKRLEELQTYCMLRYWTLNTLLDRAKVLKKRSGKKTSLHEFVSDSAGKITFGKNAGYDLRQGTFETHIKAILEAINDAETEEQTRKINMHEVVEMSKFLAVLGSQKIQCTLQCDTYPPVSYIIKTRRSSTGIVEYIKTISGKQDDATIDFTIELDEAIESINNGSNQLVSGMGLFTFFVKTARNPKGAWNLFKLCTAASVEFGVTLLDEKLSEVLTSVSSIAK